The sequence GGCAGCCTCGCCACAACCGACAACCAGGCCGCCGGCCTCGGCGTGTTTTTCACCATGGTGCTCGCCGCGCTCGGCGGCTGCTGGTGGCCAATTGAAATCGCACCCGATTGGATGCAAAAACTCCAACTGGCCACCCCCACCGGCTGGACCATGGACGCCCTGCACAAACTCATCAGCTTCGACATGGCCTGGCAGCGGGTGCTGCCTAACCTCGCCGCGTTGCTTGTTGCTACCTTCCTGATTGGCTGGGCCGCTGCGCGGCGGTTCAGGTTTGTTTAGGTTCAAATCTCCGCATTGCACGTTGTTCCGGTTTTCGTCTTGCAGGCGCGGCACAATACCGGACAAGAGCGCCTCATGAAATGAATAAAACCGGCAGACCTGACCCCTGAGCCGTGCAGGGGTCGCTGGGGCCCGGCATCGCGAGGAATAGCCTCGCATGATGGGCCTTGATAAATGTAACGAAGCCTCTATATTGGATTAATCAAGTATCCTGGCCATGTGTTCCTGCACACAGATGCTTGATGTTGAAGTAGGCGGTGCAGAGGCGAATGTGCTCGCGGGTCTGGCAAGTCTTGGACATCCGACCCAAATGATCAGCCGGGTTGCCGACAACCCGCTGGGCCGTCTGGCATTGGGCACGCTTGCAGCACGCGGTGTAAATACGAGTTCCATCGTCTGCACACCGGGCCGGATGGGGCTCTATTTTCTGGAACAGGGGCAGGGGCTGCGTGCATCTGCGATCACTTATGATCGCGCGGGTTCGGCGTTTGCGCAGGCCAGGGCTGACGATTTCGATTTTGCAGCAGCGCTGGACGGCGCCTCGCTGCTCCACCTGTCAGGTATTACACCGGCGCTGGGTGCACACAGCGCCGAGGCGGCTGTGGCGGCGACGCGCGCTGCAATGCAAGCCGGTGTGCCGATCAGCTTCGACGGTAATTTCCGCCCGAAATTGTGGGCAGCGTGGAACAGTGACCCCAGGGCCATCCTGTCCGGAATCATCTCCAATGTCGATCTGTTATTCGGCAATCACAAGGATATAAGTTTGCTGACGGGGAGGGACTTTCCCGGCGACGGGTTGCAGCGGCGGCGCGCGGCGGCCGAGGCCGCCTTCGATGCGTTTCCGAATCTCAAACTGATTGCATCAACGGCGCGCCATGTGATTGATGTCGACCATCACCGTATAGCCGCGCGCGTTGATTTGCCAGATGACACAGCCCATACCGGAGAGGTAGACGTTACCGGAATCATTGACCGGATCGGGACAGGCGACGCGTTCGCTGCAGGCGTACTACATAAGTATCTTGAAGGCGACGACATTGAGTCGATGGCGCGCGCCGGACTCGGCCTTGCCGTATTGGAGCACAGTCTCCCTGGCGACATGCCCCTTTTCAGTCGCGAAGATTTGCATGCTTTTGAGCATGGCGGGCGTGATGTCAGGCGCTGACGGGGACCCGCTTTCGCCAGCCTCCTAGCGCTGCACCCGACCCGACGCGTCGCCACCCATCAAATTCTCGACTTCCGGCACCGTCATGCGATTGAAGTCACCGAGGATCGTGTGTTTCAGGCAGCTTGCTGCTACTGCGAATTCGAGTGAATCCTGTCGATCGGCGTAAGCGTTGAGGCCGCATATCAGCGCCGAAGCGAAACTGTCACCGCCGCCAACGCGGTCGACCATATCCGTTATCTCGTAGCGCTTCGACAGGCGGAAGCCGTCCGAATCGCGCAGACACGCCGACCAGCCATTGCGGTCGGCACTCTTCGACTCTCGCAACGTCACACCAATGACGGACATGTCGGGAAAGGCCTCGAGTACCTTCGTCGTCAACGCCTCGTATTTGGTCGTGTCGAGTTCGCCGCTCTCGACATGCACGTCGGCTTCGATGCCCAGTGACTTCTGGCAGTCTTCCTCGTTCGCGATACCGACGTCAACGTATTTGACCAGTTCCGTCATTACTGCGGGTGCCGATTTGCCGTACTTCCACAGCTTGCCGCGAAAATTGAAATCGCAGGAAACCGTCACACCAGCGTCTTTCGCGGCTTTCACGGCCTCGAGCGACAGGTCGGCAGCGCTCTGGCTGAGTGCCGGCGTTATGCCGGTGATGTGGAACCACTTCGCATCCGAAAAAATTCCGGCCCAGTCGAAATCGCCCGGGCCCGCGTCGCAGATTGCGGAAGCGGCCCGATCGTAAATGACTTTGGATGGCCGCTGGTTAGAACCAGTTTCCAGGAAGTAGATACCGACGCGGTTGCCCGACCGCCGCACGTGCGATACGTCGACACCGAAACCCTTGAGTTCGCGGAGCGCAGCATTGCCGATGTCGTTGTCCGGAAGTGATGTGACAAATCGCGCGTCGAGCCCGTAGTTAGATAGCGATACAGCCACGTTGGCTTCGCCGCCACCAAACGTCGCTTCAAAAGCAGGCGACTGGAAAAACCGCTCGTGGGCCGGTGTCTTCAGGCGCAGCATGATTTCGCCCAGGCTTACAAATTTGCTCATCGTTCTATCCTCTTGCTTGTTTGGCGATTTCCACGGCTTCGCGTGCGAGCGACGTTATCTTGTCGTAGTCGCCAGCATCGATCGCATCCTTCGGAGTCAGCCAGCTGCCGCCGCAGGCGAGTACGGCGGGCACGGCAAGAAAATCGCCGAGGTTGTTCGGGCTCACGCCGCCTGTCGGCATGAAGCGCAACATGCGGAAAACGCTGGCGAGCGCTTTCAGCGCCGGAACACCGCCTGCCACGGATGCCGGGAAGAACTTGACGATATCGAGCCCGAGGTTGAACGCATGCTGGGCTTCGCCCGGCGTCATGATGCCCGGGTAGACCGGTGCGCCCTGTTCCTGCGCCGTCCTGACGACGCCGTCGTCCAGCCCCGGCGACACTATGAATTGCGCGCCGTTCGCCAGGGCGGCCTCGGCCTGCGTCGCGCTCAGCACGGTCCCGGCACCGGCGATGACGTTGGGCACCTGGTCGGCGACAGCCTGCAGGCATTCAAGCGCTTCGTCGGTGCGGAAGACGACCTCGACTATCTGCAATCCGCCAGCGGCCAGCGCTTGTGCGGTTTTCACCGCAACGGCCGGATCAGTTGCCTGCACCAGCGGAACAACCGGGGTGCCAGACAGGATGTCGTTGATATTCACGGTTGGATTACCTTCGGCGGCGTTCCATTATTGGAACTCGGTTCTATATTCTGTACTATAGCGAATGTGGGTGCACTCAGCAAGGGATTCGCGATTATCGATGCCGTCACGGCAGCTGGCGATGGCCTGAGTTTCAGCGGCATCGTCGAACGCACGGGACTACCCAAGGCCAGCGCCCATCGATTGCTGAAGGAGCTCGTCGAGCTGTCGGCACTGACCTTCGACCCTGCGACGAAGCACTACCGCGGGGGGCTGCGCCTCGCCCGCTTCGGCGCCGCGGTTACTGCGGGATACAACGTGCGGCGGGTTGCGAGGCCACAGCTCGAGCAATTGAATGAGGCCACGGGCAGTGTGGCAACGCTCGGGATTCGCGACGGTGAGAACGGCATTTACATCGACAAAATCGAACCCGATGATTTCGTTATTCGCGTGCATTCAGAGATCGGCAAGAGTTTCCCTTTGCATTGCACCGCCATGGGCAAGGTTCTGCTCGCTCACAGCGATGCGGCGTCGC comes from Gammaproteobacteria bacterium and encodes:
- a CDS encoding sugar kinase; protein product: MCSCTQMLDVEVGGAEANVLAGLASLGHPTQMISRVADNPLGRLALGTLAARGVNTSSIVCTPGRMGLYFLEQGQGLRASAITYDRAGSAFAQARADDFDFAAALDGASLLHLSGITPALGAHSAEAAVAATRAAMQAGVPISFDGNFRPKLWAAWNSDPRAILSGIISNVDLLFGNHKDISLLTGRDFPGDGLQRRRAAAEAAFDAFPNLKLIASTARHVIDVDHHRIAARVDLPDDTAHTGEVDVTGIIDRIGTGDAFAAGVLHKYLEGDDIESMARAGLGLAVLEHSLPGDMPLFSREDLHAFEHGGRDVRR
- a CDS encoding sugar kinase is translated as MSKFVSLGEIMLRLKTPAHERFFQSPAFEATFGGGEANVAVSLSNYGLDARFVTSLPDNDIGNAALRELKGFGVDVSHVRRSGNRVGIYFLETGSNQRPSKVIYDRAASAICDAGPGDFDWAGIFSDAKWFHITGITPALSQSAADLSLEAVKAAKDAGVTVSCDFNFRGKLWKYGKSAPAVMTELVKYVDVGIANEEDCQKSLGIEADVHVESGELDTTKYEALTTKVLEAFPDMSVIGVTLRESKSADRNGWSACLRDSDGFRLSKRYEITDMVDRVGGGDSFASALICGLNAYADRQDSLEFAVAASCLKHTILGDFNRMTVPEVENLMGGDASGRVQR
- the eda gene encoding bifunctional 4-hydroxy-2-oxoglutarate aldolase/2-dehydro-3-deoxy-phosphogluconate aldolase, producing the protein MNDILSGTPVVPLVQATDPAVAVKTAQALAAGGLQIVEVVFRTDEALECLQAVADQVPNVIAGAGTVLSATQAEAALANGAQFIVSPGLDDGVVRTAQEQGAPVYPGIMTPGEAQHAFNLGLDIVKFFPASVAGGVPALKALASVFRMLRFMPTGGVSPNNLGDFLAVPAVLACGGSWLTPKDAIDAGDYDKITSLAREAVEIAKQARG
- a CDS encoding IclR family transcriptional regulator, which produces MGALSKGFAIIDAVTAAGDGLSFSGIVERTGLPKASAHRLLKELVELSALTFDPATKHYRGGLRLARFGAAVTAGYNVRRVARPQLEQLNEATGSVATLGIRDGENGIYIDKIEPDDFVIRVHSEIGKSFPLHCTAMGKVLLAHSDAASRRNIMRRKLRAFTDNTITDPDTLRAELDDVLDKGYAIDREEITRGLVCVAAPIYGLDGDVEAAMSCTISSFDADRPRLEDTITLVRQAAQKASP